GGGAAAAAAAGtaaatagttattattattaacgTCACCAAACTTGTAAATATCACTTAGTTATATGTTTCATCTTACTCTTGTATTTTTATAAGGCGAGTCAGCAGCTAACGTTAGTTCCTATAATAGAGAAATATATCGCGTTGTTTGCGCTGCATGCcatgttgcttgctagctagctaacgttactgtagTTAGCTTCAGCGCAAGTCTCTTGTGTTTTGTCCATTCTAGACTGTTGCCACCATGAGTAAACGAAAAGTGAAGGAAACACACATGCCAGTCGGCGAATGTATTTCTCAGGTTTGTATTCGTTTGTTACATGAGTTGGTTGTGGTGAccttgctagatcgaatccccgagctggtaaaaatctgtcgttctgcccctgaacaggcagttaacccactgttcctaggccgtcattgtaaataagaatttgtacttaactgacttgcctagttaaacaaaggttaaacttttttttttaaaccttaccCAGATAACACATTAAGGTATGATGTCCCATGGACAACATTATTCGCAAATACTTAATAATGACTCTTTTTAGTATGGATATATTTTTCAGGTTCAGATGATATTGAGGGAGAGATTCTGTCATCAGAGACTTCCTGAAAAGCCAGTGGGAATGGAGTCACAACACAAGTAGGTTCCTTGGTGGTGCTGACCTGCTAACTAAGGTTTTATTAATTGACAAACGTGACATTCACTGACTACTGTAGCAGATTGATTAATGTAAGGGTAATGGTATGAGTTGGGTCTATTTGCCATAACACATGACAAGTGTGTTTTATGAGGGGTACTCCACAGTGTCATGGCAATGTGCATTTTGTTGACGGGTGAAAGTCTCAGCATAATAAGATTAACTGTTTAGATTTTCAATTTCACAAGGACCCAGCTGTTGTTTATTATTTGTCTCCAGCCCCACCTACACCTGTCAAGCTAGTTTCTGTGTGGCGGCCATCGGCCACGtttaaaacaactgggaactctgagaaATACgaggtcagagctctagaaagaggcctgagttcccgagTTAGATAACCGTTTAAATAGATTGTTCCCAGTCGAagcttgttttttttccccaagTTCCCATTTGTTTTGAACACGCTGAAGTCGGAGAGTtctcagttgttttgaacgtggcaatTGGCCAGGTTGTTTACTGATCTGCAGAGAGTGGGGCATTGTGGGTAACGGTCCTTGTGTTGATGTTCCAGACACCTGCTGGAGCTGCTGAGGAGGACAGCTGTCCATGGAGAGAGTAATTCTGTACTCATCGTTGGACCCAGGGGATCTGGGAAAACAATGGTATGGAATGCTACGAGGATAGccttgtcccagatctgtttgtgctgtatagccaacttCTATTGTCGTCGTCATGCATGTTGACTTTCTTCTGTTTTCTCCAGCTCCTTAACTGTGTCTTGAGAGAGTTGCTGGAGGTGAAGGATGTCAATAAGAATGTGTTACCTGTCCACCTGAATGGTTGGTAGTAGGATGTCTGTGATTGTTTCTGTGTCTGTtgattctctgtctgtttctgcacTCTGTTAATTCTCTCCCCAACTCTTCTTTACTGTCTCTCTAGGTCTTTTACAGACTGATGATAGAATAGCGCTCAAAGAAATCACACGCCAGCTCAATCTGGAGAATGTTGTTGGAGACAAAGTGTTTGTAAGTGTTTACAGAAGTTATGCTGTATGTTTTGTCCCTTTGCAATTTTTTTGCTTGCTCTTaattttattgttattttcagGGTAGTTTTGCAGAAAACCTGGCCTTCCTTCTTGAGGCGTTAAAGAAAGGTAATAATTTCTGCACATTGCCCTCGCTATAATTTTGGAGAATCCTCCCTCCTTTATGCTGACAGTATGTCTCTACAGTGTACTGTTCTCTCTTTGTCCCAGGTGATCGTAGCAGCAGTCGTCCTGTCCTCTTCATTCTGGATGAGTTTGACCTGTTTGCCCACCATAAGAACCAGACTCTGCTCTACAACCTCCTGGATGTCTCCCAGTCTGCCCAGGCTCCCGTCGCTGTGATCGGCCTCACCTGCAGACTGGTAGGGTCTCTTCTACCTCAGTTGTGTACTATCTAGCTTTTAGACCTCTCCAGTGATGAACTAGTTTTAGCTTCAAAAGGATAGGTTTCAATCtaattatattctactctactcacaggtggtaccttaattggggaggacgggctctaagtaatggctggaacagaatcAATTGAATAGTATCGAACACATGGTTTGCATGCGTATAGATACCAttcggcggcagggtagcctagtggttagagcattggactagtaaccgaaaggttgcaagttcaaatcccccagctgacaaggtacaaaatctgtcgttctgcccctgaacaggcagttaacccactgttcctaggtcgtcattgaaaataagaatttgttcttaactgacttgcctataaaggtaaaataaaaaaaataaaattctgtttactccattccaggcattatgagccatcctcccctcagcagtctcctgTGACTTTACTCTACCTTCTCCTCTGGTGATCACAACTGGTCTCATCTCTGCTTGCTGCAGGATGTCCTGGAGCTGCTAGAGAAGAGGGTCAAGTCCAGGTTCAGCCACAGACAGATCCACCTGCTCAACTCCCTGAGCTTCATACAGTACCTGGACAACGTCCGCTCACAGCTCAGCCTGCCACAAGACTTCCCCGACACCAAGTTCTATGACGAGTGGAATGACGGCATCAAGGTGAGGCCAGTCCAGGACTGTAAacttaatattatatatatattttttaacagtaCTAGATTTGTGATGTGCTGTAGTTGGCTTTTATCTGAAAGGCATTTTTCTTCTTACCCACAATGCTCTCTGACTTTCTTTCAGACGCTATGTGAAGACCAACTAGTGGTGGACGTTTTACAAAGTCATTATAACTCCAGCAAAGACTTCCGTTCCCTGCACTTGTTACTGGTAAGAGTGTGTATCTGTCGTATCAAAGCAAAGAGTGGGGGAAAAACCCTCTAaatattgctgtgtgtgtgtgtggacccctCTCTGCAGATGCTGGCTCTGAGCCGAGTGAGCGCATCTAAACCTGCCATCAAGCCCACTGATCTTCTGGAGGCCAGTAGAGTCTGTATGGTGGACTCTAAAGCAAACATACTTCATGGTAATTTAAAGCCATTAGGGGTAAAGGTCATTATTAGAGGATTTCTTTGATGGACACATGAccatttgatgaaacattgataATTTGGCCTGCATTTTGCTTTGTTGGTCTTTCCAGGCCTGTCCATTCTCGAACTGTGCCTGATAATTGCCATGAAACACTTGAATGACATCTATGAAGGAGAGCCGTTTAACTTCCAGATGGTTCACAATGGTAAGGATCAACAGTTAGTAAGAGCTGGTGTGTAATAGTTGGGAATGACATACGTTTGTGTTAATagatattttattttttgtcaGAGTTCAAGAAATTCCTGCAGAGGAAATCCCATTCTATACATAACTTTGA
Above is a genomic segment from Oncorhynchus clarkii lewisi isolate Uvic-CL-2024 unplaced genomic scaffold, UVic_Ocla_1.0 unplaced_contig_8869_pilon_pilon, whole genome shotgun sequence containing:
- the LOC139402480 gene encoding origin recognition complex subunit 4-like, with the translated sequence MSKRKVKETHMPVGECISQVQMILRERFCHQRLPEKPVGMESQHKHLLELLRRTAVHGESNSVLIVGPRGSGKTMLLNCVLRELLEVKDVNKNVLPVHLNGLLQTDDRIALKEITRQLNLENVVGDKVFGSFAENLAFLLEALKKGDRSSSRPVLFILDEFDLFAHHKNQTLLYNLLDVSQSAQAPVAVIGLTCRLDVLELLEKRVKSRFSHRQIHLLNSLSFIQYLDNVRSQLSLPQDFPDTKFYDEWNDGIKTLCEDQLVVDVLQSHYNSSKDFRSLHLLLMLALSRVSASKPAIKPTDLLEASRVCMVDSKANILHGLSILELCLIIAMKHLNDIYEGEPFNFQMVHNEFKKFLQRKSHSIHNFDKPVVIKAFEHLQQLELIKSMDSSTAKIQKEYQLMKLLLDHSQIMEALQKYPQCPTDVKQWAMSAFG